A segment of the Lolium perenne isolate Kyuss_39 chromosome 3, Kyuss_2.0, whole genome shotgun sequence genome:
TGTGGTCACTGTGACACTTCTATTCTTCTCTTTGTCTCTGTTCCCTTGCTCAACCATCGGCCTTTTTTCCTTTatctgaaccatttgattgttaggTCAAgttcaattcatggatatagcgGTTCAGAAAAATGGCTGATCCTTTTATACTGCACTCTCCCTTCTCATGGACTGCATCGTTTCTCAAATGCCAGCACCGCCAAAGTAGCATTAGAACTAGGCCTCTTTTCTCATTGTTGATTCCATCTAGAAGAATAAGAAGCCAATCAGGCCCCGTAAACTTAAAGCTATTTTCATTTGGGATGTCCCATATTTTTCTCATCTCTTGCCTTAGCGCTTTGGATTTTGTACACGCCACTGTGGCATGGTAGCTAGATTCGTCTTCACATCCACAAACAACACATATGCCATCAACTTCCAACTTCCTTTTTAATTTGTTTTTTTTTCGTTGCCAAGTTATCACATGCAGTTCTCCACCCAAAATTTTTGATTTTATTTGGGACGGGTGCTTTCCATATCTAATTCCATAGAGTTCTGTTATTGTCTCCAGTTGTGCTACTGCCAGGCTTACTCTGGATGTTATTTTTCAGACTATAGGCAAGCTTATAAGCGCTCTTAACCGAGAATAACCCATTGCTTTCGTACTACCATGCAATGGAATCTGTACCATGTCTTTCCGGTGCATTGAGTTGTAAAATAGTGTCAGCATCTTGCTGGTAGAAGATTTTTTGGACGAGATCATGGTTCCAAGTCCCAGAAATATTGTCCACCAGTTGCTCCACTCTTCTGTATCTACACCTAGTTTTGCCCTGTTGTGGTTTCAAAGCGAAATTTCTGGGCAACCAATTATCCCTCCAAATTCTTATATTTTTTCCATCACCAATCCTCCATATAATACCCTTCTTAAGAATTTCCAAACCATGCTCAATACCGTGCCACACAGGGGATGCCTCGGCTCTGTCTGTAATGTTTCCTCTAGGGAAATAAATTGCTTTCATGAGCCTAGCAGCAAGACTCTGTGGATTTTGGATTATTCTCCATGCTTGTCGAGTCAAAAGGGCTTGATTAAAAAGTTCTGAATCCCTGAAACCCATACCTCCCTGGATCTTCGGTTTTGTTAAAGTCTCCCATGAGGCCCAATGCACTTTCCTCTTATCTTCATCTTCTCCCCACCAGAACTGTCTGATGATCTGCATGTAGTCATCATGGAAACCCGTTGGCAACTTGAAAATTCCCATGACATAAATGGAAAGGGCTTGAGCCACTGATTTTATGAGCACCTCTTTTGCAGCCATAGACATATATTTTTCATCCCACACATTACATCTTTTTCTGAATTTATCCTTTACTGGTTGGAACCTCTGTGCTTTTATCCTTCCTTCAGGAACTGGGAGGCCTAGATACTTTTCTTCAAAAGCACTGTTTGTAACTTCCAGAGTTGCTTTAACCTGATTCTGGACAGTCACCGGGCAGGCTGAGCTAAAGAGAATGGAACATTTAGATTGGCTAATGAGTTGGCCTGTACCTTTTTCAAAACTCATTATTGCCTTTCTAACAACATTTGCATGTTGTCCGGTTGCTTTGAAGAACAAGAGACTATCATCCGCAAAAAGGAGATGCGAGATGCCAGGGGCTCCTCTGCAGCATTTCAAATCTTGTAGTTCCTGGTTGTGAACAACTTTCTGAAGAATATTCGTCAAACCTTCAGCGACGAATAGAAACAAATATGGTGACAGCGGATCCCCTGTCTCACCTCTCTCCGGCTTAAACTCCTCTGTCATTTCACTATTAACTCTGACTTTGAAAGTAACAGAGGTAACACACGCCATAACCTGCTTGACCCATAGTTTATGGAAGCCAAATTTTAAAAGCACGCCTTCCAGGTAACCCCAATCCACTCTGTCATAGGCTTTTGTCAGATCGAGCTTGTAGGCACAATAGTTATCATCTGCCTTTTTATTCTTTTGGATATGGTGGAAACATTCAAAGGCAATAAGGGCATTATCAGATATTAAATGACCCGGAAGGAAAGCACTTTGGGTCTCTGATATCAGCAGTTGCAAGAGCGGCCTTAGCCTATTAACAATGCATTTGGAGACAACTTTGTAAATAACATTGCATAAGGATATAGGTCTGAAGTCCTTTATGTCTTCTGCATCATTTGATTTTGGTATGAGGACTATGATTGTTTCGTCGACGCCGTCCGGTATAATACCAGTTTCAAAAAAATGTTTCACTGCCCTTATAACTTCCTCCTTAATAATACCCCAATTTCTCTGAAAGAATCTTGTCGGAAAACCATCTGGCCCTGGAGCTTTTAACGGCCCAATCTGAAAGAGAGCATCTCCTATTTCTTGGTCAGTTTATTCTTTCAACAATTATCCATTCATTTCCTCTGAGACTTTGCAGAAGACATAAAGGACatgaaagatattgtgtctaaTTTCTTCAAAAACTTGTACACAGAGGATAGAGAGGTGAAACCCAGTGAAAATGCTCTGGCTAGTTTAATTAAAAGACCGACCCGATGAAAGAAACTAGATAATATATTTATTTCAACACAAGTCTCCCTTGCAATTCTCATTGtgccattgtttttcatgaggttATGAAAATGAACCTCTTCGCTGACTTTTTTTTTTATCGATGCCAACTTCGTAGCACTTAGGATCCCGTTTGTTGTTACTATATTGTGAAATGTCCTGAATATTCCTGCTTTTTGGTCGCCCGATGTGTTTTGTGTCCAGTTCACAATATAATGGATTCGTAATAATTGTGTAACAACAAAATGCTACTCCCCCATTTAAAAATCTATGTTGTTTTAGAAAATAAGAAGTCATTTTTTTCCTTGACCAATTGTTAACACTTCCACAACTATAATTGCACTTTGTTTTGCTCAAATCTATGCTTCATCTAGTATGTAACTTGTCCGACATAAATTTCAATTTCCGTCACGTGACTTAGGCTTATCATAGTGCATAATATCATattgtagtatcatgcatatgatacttttcTATGATATACTATcactatagtgggtggtattatagagtaatatcataatcttctaaatttattgttttgtagaattcCAATAcaaaatttgtgtacaagatctgtttaGCATTAGCTTTTCTCGTaatgtgcgctatgatacagtatccacctatgttactctaatcttgtTGCGCTATGATAGTATTTTTGTGGGACTAAGATGCATGATACTGTctaagatactagcactatggccaacCTTAGATATAGCAATTACTATTGGCTTGACCACACGTGTATCCGTGTTTTGCTCACGatatatatacatataaaatAAAATGTGTGCTTTGTACTAGTATTGGGTTGAGTTTTCCTAGAACCAAAACTTGATTTGGTAGTACCACAGGGCTTTGGTGTACAGTCCATATGCAGTGGCTTGTTGAGACTAGAGCAACTCTAGTCTCTAGCAGACCCCCAAACCGGAACCTAAACACGCGCGGATGGGATTAATACTAGTACGAACAACTTGTTAAAAAGGAGCAGAATCAACACACAACATCCAATGACGGAAAAGTTCGACCGAATTCTCAAAGAAAACCAGTCAGATTGATGTGCGGATTCCCATGCTATTTTGCCCCTATCGTGAATCGTGGTTGGATTCAGATTGTGAGTCGAACAGCTTAGGATTTGAATTGAAATCGAATTGAACAGGGGTGTTTGAAACGCCAGTCATCCGGTACATCCAAAGTTTACAGAAACCAGTTCATGTACGTGCCGATCCGGACAGTATATACTTGCATACTACTCCACCGTCTAGAACTAGAATCCCATCGCAACTCCAGGCTCCAATCCTACTATATAGATCGCCGGGGGCACGCACCAACCTCCCCAAGACACAACAACACGAACCAAACCACGACTCGCCGTGAACCCATAGCTTTCGATCAATCGACTCTCGACACGATCTGAGGCAAGCGCGACCATGGGGGTCGGCGGCAAGGCCGCGGTCTCGGTGGCCATGGTCCTCGTGGCCTTCGTCCTCTTCGCGTCAGCAGCAGCCGCCGCGGCGCCCGACATGTCCATCATCTCCTACAACTCGGCGCACGGCGTCCGCGGGCTGCAGCGGACGGAGGCCGAGGTTCGCGCGATGTACGACCACTGGCTGGCGCGGCACCGCCGCTCCTACAACGCGCTCGGCGAGTTCGAGCGCCGGTTCCGCGCGTTCTGGGGCAACCTAAAGATCGTCGACGCCCACAACGCCAACGCGGAAGCGCACGGGTTCCGCCTCGGGATGAACCGCTTCGCCGACCTTACCAATGCCGAGTTCCGCGCCGCCTACCTCGGCGGCGCCGTCCCGAGGAGCCACGGGCTCCACACCGTCGGAGAGAGGTACATCCACGACGGCGTCGAGGCGCTGCCGGAGCACGTTGACTGGAGGGAGAAGGGCGCCGTCGCGCCCGTCAAGAACCAGGGCCAGTGCGGCAGCTGCTGGGCGTTCTCGGCGGTCGGCGCCGTGGAGGgcatcaacaagatcgtcacgggCGACCTGGTGACGCTGTCGGAGCAGGAGCTGGTGGAGTGCGCCAAGAACGGGCAGAACAGCGGGTGCAACGGCGGGATGATGGAGGACGCCTTCGACTTCATCGCCCGGAATGGCGGCATCGACACGGAGGAGGACTACCCGTACACGGCCAAGGACGGCAGGTGCGACCACGCCAAGATGATCCGCACGGTGGTGTCCATCGACGGCTTCGAGAGCGTGCCCGAGAACGACGAGCTGTCGCTGAAGAAGGCGGTGGCGCACCAGCCCGTGAGCGTGGGCATCGAGGCCGGCGGGCCCGAGTTCCAGCTGTACGAGTCCGGGGTGTTCTCCGGCAGGTGCGGCACGGAGCTCGaccacggcgtggtggcggtaggGTACGGCACGACGGACGACGGCAAGGATTACTGGACCGTGCGCAACTCGTGGGGGCCCAACTGGGGCGAGGGCGGCTACATCCGCATGGAGCGCAACGTCACCGCTCGCACCGGCAAGTGCGGCATCGCCATGATGGCCTCCTACCCCGTCAAGACCGGGCCCAACCCGACacccaagccgaacccgccggagcCGACGAAGCCGGTGGCCTGCGACCGCCACAACAAGTGCCCGGCGGGGAGCACCTGCTGCTGCACCTACGGCGTCAGGAAGACGTGCTTCGTGTGGGGGTGCTGCCCTGCCAAGGCCGCCACCTGCTGCAAGGACGGCGCAACCTGCTGCCCATCGGACCACCCCGTCTGCAACCAAGAGAATCGCACTTGCTCCAAGGTACTATCAACTTAACCAAGCTATGCCTCGTCGATTATATTCTTAGTCTGATTTCTTGGATCAAATTTGCGTGAACAGAATTAGATTTGTTGATAAtactgtatgtacttatcgatgtTCTTTGTTTTGGTTGACAGAGCAAGAACAGCCCATACACCGTGGAGGCACTCATCCGTACTCCGGCCAAGCGAAGGATGGCGACGCCGCTTACAGACCTGATCGACTCGATGTTCTCCTAGTTGGATATATAGTCTAGGCTCTACTACGTCTCGTTTTTTTTTCTTAGTTATTCCTTCTAGTACTATAGGAGACCTTGTACCCAAGGTGTTCCTTgtatatacatctttttctttttctttttctctttgttTCTACTTCCTCCGGTTCATATTCTTT
Coding sequences within it:
- the LOC127338472 gene encoding cysteine protease 1-like, encoding MGVGGKAAVSVAMVLVAFVLFASAAAAAAPDMSIISYNSAHGVRGLQRTEAEVRAMYDHWLARHRRSYNALGEFERRFRAFWGNLKIVDAHNANAEAHGFRLGMNRFADLTNAEFRAAYLGGAVPRSHGLHTVGERYIHDGVEALPEHVDWREKGAVAPVKNQGQCGSCWAFSAVGAVEGINKIVTGDLVTLSEQELVECAKNGQNSGCNGGMMEDAFDFIARNGGIDTEEDYPYTAKDGRCDHAKMIRTVVSIDGFESVPENDELSLKKAVAHQPVSVGIEAGGPEFQLYESGVFSGRCGTELDHGVVAVGYGTTDDGKDYWTVRNSWGPNWGEGGYIRMERNVTARTGKCGIAMMASYPVKTGPNPTPKPNPPEPTKPVACDRHNKCPAGSTCCCTYGVRKTCFVWGCCPAKAATCCKDGATCCPSDHPVCNQENRTCSKSKNSPYTVEALIRTPAKRRMATPLTDLIDSMFS